From a region of the Salvelinus alpinus chromosome 2, SLU_Salpinus.1, whole genome shotgun sequence genome:
- the LOC139542202 gene encoding zinc finger protein 271-like, whose amino-acid sequence MRSLSYSLVNEEEDCWTEKGALVKEEEEEKDITVKQELEVGFPLLWAFNHLSDFVVHTGERQDYRGSSGEPQQPHDADKAEKSFSTSEHLKKHQQRSTGKKPHCCSDCGKRFTSSAGIKIHQKIHTVEKPYSCNECGKSFIHLSSLMSHQRTHTGEKSYSCTQCGKSFGQSSTLTLHQRIHTGEKPYSCGQCGKSFGQSSTLTLHQRIHTGEKSYSCGQCGKSFTTSAQLTLHQRTHTGEKPYSCDQCGKSFTTSAQLTLHQRTHTGEKPYSCDQCGKSFAVSSTLTLHQRIHTGEKPCSCDQCGKSFVTSGNLKIHQRTHTGEKPFSCTQCGKSFTQLSNLISHQRTHTGEKPYSCGQCGKSFGQSSTLTLHQRIHTGEKSYSCTQCGKSFTQLSNLISHQRTHTGEKPYSCNECGKSFIHLSSLMSHQRTHTGEKSYSCDQCGKSFTTSAQLTLHQRTHTGEKPYSCDQCGKSFAVSSTLTLHQRIHTGEKPYSCDQCGKSFGRSGQLSSHQRIHTGDKSYSCGQCGKSFGRSGQLTSHQRIHTGDKSYTCGQCGKSFTTSSILTVHQRTHTGDKPYTCGQCGKSFTTSSSLTVHQRIHTGEKPHSCDQCGKRYTDKRSLIKHQKIHGVVS is encoded by the exons atgaggtcactaagctactctcttGTTAATGAAGAGGAggactgctggacggagaaaggagctctggtgaaagaggaggaggaagagaaggatatcacagtaaaacaagaattaGAGgt tggatttccgctgttgtgggcctttaaccatctgtctgactttgttgttcacacaggagagagacaggactaCCGTgggtcctctggggagcctcaacaacctcatgatgctgacaaggcagagaagagtttctccacatcagaacacctcaagaaacaccagcagagatccacagggaagaaacctcactgctgctctgactgtgggaagagattcacctcctcagcaggcattaaaattcatcagaaaaTCCACACagtagagaaaccttatagctgtaatgaatgtgggaagagttttattcaCCTAAGCAGCTTGatgtcacaccagagaacacacacaggagagaaatcttatagctgtactcaatgtgggaagagttttggtcaatctagcactctgactctacaccagagaatacacacaggagagaaaccttatagctgtggtcaatgtgggaagagttttggtcaatctagcactctgactctacaccagagaatacacacaggagagaaatcttatagctgtggtcaatgtgggaagagttttactacatctgcccaactgactctacaccagagaacacacacaggagagaaaccttatagctgtgatcaatgtgggaagagttttactacatctgcccaactgactctacaccagagaacacacacaggagagaaaccttatagctgtgatcaatgtgggaagagctttgctgtatctagcactctgactctacaccagagaatacacacaggagagaaaccttgtagctgtgatcaatgtgggaagagttttgttacatctgGCAATCTGaagatacaccagagaacacacacaggggagaaaccgtttagctgtactcaatgtggtaagagttttactcagctaagcaacctgatatcacaccagagaacacacacaggagagaaaccatatagctgtggtcaatgtgggaagagttttggtcaatcgagcactctgactctacaccagagaatacacacaggagagaaatcttatagctgtactcaatgtggtaagagttttactcagctaagcaacctgatatcacaccagagaacacacacaggagagaaaccatatagctgtaatgaatgtgggaagagttttattcaCCTTAGCAGCTTGatgtcacaccagagaacacacacaggagagaaatcttatagctgtgatcaatgtgggaagagttttactacatctgcccaactgactctacaccagagaacacacacaggagagaaaccttatagctgtgatcaatgtgggaagagctttgctgtatctagcactctgactctacaccagagaatacatacaggagagaaaccttatagctgtgatcaatgtggaaagagttttggtcgatctggccagctgtcatcacaccagagaatacacacaggagataaatcttatagctgtggtcaatgtggaaagagttttggtcgatctggccagctgacatcacaccagagaatacacacaggagataaatcttatacctgtggtcaatgtgggaagagttttactacatctagcattctgactgtacaccagagaacacacacaggagataaaccttatacctgtggtcaatgtgggaagagttttactacatctagctctctgactgtacaccagagaatacacacgggagagaaacctcatagctgtgatcaatgtgggaagaggtacactgataaaagatctctgattaaacatcagaaaatacatggagttgtttcatga